The Plantibacter sp. Leaf314 genome includes a window with the following:
- a CDS encoding ABC transporter ATP-binding protein, producing MSMESAAWSSLYKISSARDGKHGFSRESVMRILTFAVPYRSKLVIFITLSIGGAFLAVATPVLAGKVVDVIVARGAVTTIVWLAAVIALVALADAAVSLVTRWFSARIGEGVILDLRTAVFNHVQKMPIAFFTRTRTGALVSRLNNDVIGAQQAFSGTLSGVVTNIVALILTLTVMLSTSWLVTVLAVIMLPIFLIPARRMGRRLAALRREAADHNSAMSTQMTERFSAPGATLVKLFGRPDEEAEEFRVRAARVRDIGVRTAMLQFVFVTALMLVSALALALVYGLGGTLALAGQLDTGEVVTLALLLTRLYVPLTGLANARVEIMSAVVSFERVFEVLDLKPLIQEKPDAVTFPEGPASVEFDDVRFAYPSADKVSLASLEEVSTLDTRGGDEVLHGISFRIEPGQTVAIVGTSGAGKSTIAQLLSRLYDVDSGAVRIGGTDVRDVSFASMRHTLGMVTQDGHLFHETILANLRLARPEASDDEVWDAVRRARLEPLIRSLPDQLDTMVGERGYRLSGGERQRMTIARLLLAQPRVVILDEATAALDSTSEAAVQAALSEALEGRTAMVIAHRLSTIRSADLILVVEDGSIVERGTHDELLALSGRYEELHRTQFAENAALPAGEEALNGPASGGYPQRRPVG from the coding sequence ATGAGCATGGAAAGCGCGGCCTGGAGCTCGCTCTACAAGATCTCGTCCGCCAGGGATGGCAAGCACGGTTTCTCCCGTGAGTCCGTGATGCGGATCCTGACGTTCGCGGTGCCCTACCGGTCGAAGCTGGTGATCTTCATCACGCTTTCCATCGGGGGAGCCTTCCTCGCGGTCGCGACGCCAGTGCTCGCCGGCAAGGTGGTCGACGTCATCGTCGCCCGGGGAGCGGTCACGACCATCGTGTGGCTCGCCGCCGTCATCGCCCTCGTCGCTCTCGCGGATGCCGCCGTGTCGCTCGTGACGCGATGGTTCTCGGCGCGGATCGGCGAAGGCGTGATCCTGGATCTGCGCACCGCCGTCTTCAACCACGTGCAGAAGATGCCGATCGCATTCTTCACCCGAACACGGACCGGCGCCCTGGTGAGCCGCCTCAACAATGACGTGATCGGCGCTCAGCAGGCCTTCAGCGGCACGTTGTCGGGCGTGGTCACGAACATCGTGGCCCTGATCCTCACCTTGACCGTCATGCTCAGCACGTCCTGGCTCGTGACGGTCCTCGCCGTGATCATGCTCCCGATCTTCCTGATACCCGCGCGCCGCATGGGTCGTCGCCTCGCCGCGCTGCGCCGCGAAGCAGCTGACCACAATTCGGCTATGAGCACGCAGATGACCGAGCGCTTCTCGGCACCCGGCGCCACCCTCGTGAAACTGTTCGGCCGACCTGACGAGGAGGCCGAGGAGTTCCGCGTGCGCGCCGCCCGGGTGAGAGACATCGGGGTACGCACGGCGATGTTGCAGTTCGTCTTCGTCACCGCGCTGATGCTCGTCTCCGCTCTCGCCCTCGCGCTCGTATACGGGCTCGGCGGCACCCTCGCACTCGCCGGCCAGCTCGACACCGGAGAGGTGGTCACCCTGGCGCTCCTGCTCACCCGGCTCTACGTGCCCCTGACCGGCCTCGCGAACGCCCGGGTCGAGATCATGAGCGCTGTGGTCAGCTTCGAGCGCGTCTTCGAGGTGCTGGATCTCAAGCCGCTCATCCAGGAGAAGCCCGACGCCGTCACCTTCCCCGAGGGCCCCGCGTCCGTCGAGTTCGACGATGTGCGTTTCGCCTACCCGTCCGCCGACAAGGTGTCGCTCGCCTCGCTCGAAGAGGTTTCGACGCTCGACACCCGCGGCGGTGACGAGGTGCTGCACGGCATCTCCTTCAGGATCGAGCCGGGTCAGACCGTCGCCATCGTCGGGACGTCCGGAGCCGGTAAGTCCACGATCGCCCAACTCCTCTCACGCTTGTACGACGTCGACAGCGGCGCCGTGCGCATCGGGGGTACCGACGTTCGCGACGTCAGCTTCGCCTCGATGCGGCACACCCTGGGCATGGTGACCCAAGACGGCCACCTGTTCCACGAGACCATCCTCGCCAACCTGCGCCTCGCCAGGCCGGAGGCATCCGACGACGAGGTGTGGGACGCCGTTCGCCGTGCGCGACTCGAGCCGCTCATCCGGTCGCTGCCGGATCAGCTCGACACCATGGTCGGCGAGCGCGGCTACCGGCTGTCGGGTGGCGAACGCCAGAGGATGACCATCGCGAGGCTCCTCCTCGCCCAGCCACGTGTCGTCATCCTCGACGAGGCGACGGCGGCGCTGGATTCGACATCGGAGGCAGCTGTACAGGCGGCGCTCAGTGAAGCACTCGAGGGCCGAACGGCGATGGTGATCGCCCACCGTCTCTCGACCATCCGCAGCGCAGACCTGATCCTCGTGGTTGAGGACGGTTCGATCGTGGAGCGGGGTACCCACGATGAGCTCCTGGCTCTGAGCGGCCGATACGAGGAGTTGCACCGCACGCAGTTCGCGGAGAACGCAGCCTTACCTGCAGGTGAAGAAGCGCTCAACGGGCCAGCGTCCGGTGGTTACCCTCAGAGGCGCCCTGTCGGCTGA
- a CDS encoding alpha/beta fold hydrolase has translation MFSTRSGLDDAAPVLLLHGGGVAGWMWDSLRGTLEPCHAVLVPDLPGHGRSAGESYVSHAETVAALSQLLVATVPGRPATVIGFSLGAQLAIRLASEHPELVSQVIVVSAQAQAMPFTNVTLRALGVAAPLARRRWFAKLQARELFIPPHLMAEYIRTSAGITKATLSAAVGDNLRFELPAGWSAFRGRALVMVGRRERRLMRDSADAIHAALPGSERSIIDGCGHGIPLPRPEWFDDRVLHWLSAA, from the coding sequence ATGTTCTCCACCCGTTCCGGCCTCGACGACGCAGCGCCCGTGCTGCTGCTCCACGGCGGCGGCGTTGCCGGGTGGATGTGGGACTCCTTGAGGGGAACACTCGAGCCCTGCCATGCCGTTCTCGTTCCCGACCTCCCCGGCCACGGCCGCTCGGCCGGCGAGTCGTACGTCTCCCATGCAGAGACCGTTGCTGCACTCTCGCAGCTCCTCGTCGCGACGGTGCCTGGACGCCCGGCGACCGTGATCGGCTTCTCGCTCGGAGCCCAGCTCGCCATCCGACTCGCCTCCGAGCATCCTGAGCTCGTCAGCCAAGTGATCGTCGTCAGCGCTCAGGCGCAGGCCATGCCGTTCACGAACGTCACCTTGCGAGCACTCGGAGTCGCTGCTCCCCTGGCTCGCAGACGATGGTTCGCGAAGCTGCAGGCCCGAGAGCTGTTCATCCCTCCTCACCTGATGGCCGAGTACATCCGCACCAGCGCCGGTATCACGAAGGCGACGCTGTCGGCCGCGGTCGGCGACAACCTGAGGTTCGAGCTACCCGCGGGATGGTCGGCGTTCCGAGGGCGTGCGCTCGTCATGGTCGGACGACGGGAACGACGTCTCATGCGTGATTCGGCAGACGCCATCCATGCAGCGCTGCCCGGGAGCGAACGCTCGATCATCGACGGTTGCGGCCATGGCATCCCACTCCCACGCCCGGAGTGGTTCGACGACCGCGTCCTGCACTGGCTCTCCGCGGCCTGA
- the manA gene encoding mannose-6-phosphate isomerase, class I: MGLHRITSDPKRYAWGSTTAIPEMLGVPADGSPQAELWLGAHPGSVTELVGQDRGLPSSLNEWIASDPDAALGGRSRMPFLLKLLAAARPLSLQVHPTPDRARAGFADEDSRGVPLDAPHRNYKDAWHKPEIIVALQDGFRALCGFRAVEESCELLTYLASLVDVPGRVVLEALLAQLVDEGLESTVRSVLERPTPGAVAALVGAAGAGTVGEGLGDDDGPARWSAERELILQLAEAYPGDPGIVVAALLNLVTLQEGEALFLPAGNIHAYLSGFGVEVMASSDNVLRGGLTPKHVDVPELLAVLDFEPLPIPFVEPIARTGGGVVYPVPVDDFLLARIGPGTATGLAGGEAAVIVVTAGTARVEQGSETMVLERGTAVFVSPGPDPVTVSTDGRVFVATG; this comes from the coding sequence ATGGGACTGCACCGCATCACCAGCGACCCCAAGCGATACGCCTGGGGGTCGACGACGGCGATCCCGGAGATGCTCGGCGTGCCCGCCGACGGTTCGCCTCAGGCGGAACTCTGGCTCGGGGCACACCCCGGCAGCGTGACCGAACTCGTCGGTCAGGATCGCGGTCTTCCGAGCAGTCTCAACGAGTGGATCGCGTCGGACCCCGACGCGGCTCTCGGTGGGCGTTCCAGGATGCCGTTCCTGCTGAAGCTGTTGGCTGCTGCGAGGCCGCTCTCCCTCCAAGTCCACCCCACCCCCGACCGGGCCAGGGCCGGGTTCGCTGACGAGGACTCGCGCGGCGTGCCGCTGGACGCGCCGCATCGGAACTACAAGGACGCCTGGCACAAGCCGGAGATCATCGTCGCTCTCCAGGACGGTTTCCGTGCCCTCTGCGGATTCCGGGCGGTCGAGGAGTCGTGCGAGTTGCTGACGTATCTGGCCAGCCTCGTCGACGTGCCGGGCCGGGTGGTGCTCGAGGCGCTCCTGGCTCAGCTGGTCGACGAGGGGCTGGAATCGACGGTGCGGTCAGTGCTCGAACGACCGACGCCCGGCGCGGTCGCAGCCCTCGTCGGTGCCGCCGGTGCCGGCACGGTCGGCGAAGGTCTCGGGGACGACGACGGTCCGGCACGTTGGTCGGCCGAGCGCGAGCTCATCCTGCAGCTCGCCGAAGCGTACCCGGGGGACCCCGGCATCGTCGTCGCGGCGCTCCTCAACCTCGTGACCCTGCAGGAGGGTGAGGCGCTGTTCCTGCCCGCTGGGAACATCCACGCGTACCTCTCAGGCTTCGGGGTCGAGGTCATGGCGTCGAGCGACAACGTGCTGCGTGGAGGGCTGACGCCGAAACACGTCGACGTGCCGGAGCTCCTCGCCGTTCTCGATTTCGAGCCACTGCCGATCCCGTTCGTCGAGCCGATTGCGCGCACCGGCGGTGGGGTCGTGTACCCGGTGCCGGTCGACGACTTCCTCCTCGCCCGGATCGGTCCAGGGACGGCGACCGGCCTCGCTGGCGGTGAGGCGGCGGTGATCGTTGTCACCGCCGGGACGGCGCGGGTGGAACAGGGCTCGGAGACCATGGTGCTCGAGCGAGGGACGGCGGTGTTCGTCTCACCGGGGCCGGACCCCGTCACGGTGTCCACCGACGGACGGGTGTTCGTCGCCACCGGCTGA
- a CDS encoding CIA30 family protein, with product MNRTPDPRPPHRNTSGRLAAGMVAAAVTAALLPALAAPAAAAPVDWTSRNTSFVERDGSRLVLDGETFRFSGPNIYWLGLDENVGGVDYPTAFRIADTLDAAARMGSTVVRTHMMTSTGQDGANPLAIMPSLGQMNEEAFATIDFAVAYAGKLGIRLVLPLTDEWEYYHGGHRDFTTPFGLTSADFYTDERPIAAYQAYVDAILQRTNALTGVPYIEDPTIMAWELGNELEGMTATWIDRQVAFIKERAPQQLVAAGRRFDIDPDTLSAPELDIVDVHYYPPTAARVSADAATVTAAGKVYLAGEYASTAASPALLEPLVADPNVTGMLFWSLFGNNDRGGLVPHDDGFTIHAPGVTDAERARVSAITAYAAAIGAVQAAPAVGTPLITAVDRADGINTIRWRGAGGAVSYRVERSLDGTSWTAVDTGALRADAGSATDFTSPTGAVYRVVAIDGAGADAALSDPLATETDTRVLVDPLESWLLTEAHDGTTIVPRADGTSVVAASDGASVTWKQDRLLAASFIASGSVVVESSADGSAWETALSEVGPDGAVAARDLVGPYLRVTLAAGASVSRATIWSAVDAPSGPPAAFASISPASGTVDVTATPTFTWQPAAGAAYYRFTLAAQVDLGNPVVVVDGIGNPSITPTVALTPGQRYWWSVTAVNGAGATASSTGAADFLMKPLPSEPLVVEDFESYADDAALQATYVRNTGGGAVTPSITTNPDTGTQAMTAAYDLAGPGYAGVVRTFQTPQDWWGYTGLELWVQGTPGDDVTVQFVTRGTYWETVAPIEGEGWQLVEIPFSSFAPPAWAGEAAFDPTSVTQIGLYLGGEGTGTLLVDDIVTTVAAAEPEPGTGQPGTGQPGTGQPGGAGGTDTTVSTEDLARTGLEATPWIVGALALLAIGGLLLARGRRRVR from the coding sequence ATGAACCGCACCCCGGACCCCCGCCCACCCCACCGCAACACGAGCGGCCGCCTGGCCGCCGGCATGGTCGCGGCGGCCGTCACCGCCGCGCTGCTTCCGGCGCTCGCGGCACCGGCCGCTGCCGCCCCGGTCGACTGGACCTCACGCAACACCTCGTTCGTCGAGCGTGACGGTTCCCGCCTCGTGCTCGACGGTGAGACCTTCCGGTTCAGCGGCCCGAACATCTACTGGCTCGGTCTCGACGAGAACGTGGGCGGGGTCGACTACCCGACGGCCTTCCGCATCGCCGACACCCTCGACGCGGCGGCCCGGATGGGTTCTACCGTCGTCCGGACGCACATGATGACCTCGACGGGCCAGGACGGCGCGAACCCCCTGGCCATCATGCCGAGCCTCGGGCAGATGAACGAGGAGGCGTTCGCGACGATCGACTTCGCCGTCGCGTACGCCGGCAAGCTCGGCATCCGGCTCGTGCTCCCGCTCACCGACGAGTGGGAGTACTACCACGGCGGGCATCGCGACTTCACGACCCCGTTCGGGCTGACGTCGGCCGACTTCTACACCGACGAGCGGCCGATCGCCGCCTACCAGGCCTACGTCGACGCGATCCTGCAGCGGACGAACGCGCTGACCGGCGTCCCGTACATCGAGGACCCGACGATCATGGCGTGGGAGCTCGGGAACGAGTTGGAGGGGATGACCGCAACGTGGATCGACCGGCAGGTCGCGTTCATCAAGGAACGCGCCCCACAGCAGCTCGTCGCGGCCGGTCGGCGATTCGACATCGACCCGGACACGCTCTCCGCGCCGGAACTCGACATCGTCGATGTGCACTACTACCCGCCCACCGCCGCACGCGTGTCGGCTGACGCGGCCACGGTCACCGCCGCGGGCAAGGTGTACCTGGCTGGCGAGTACGCCTCCACGGCTGCGAGCCCGGCACTCCTCGAACCGCTGGTCGCCGACCCGAACGTGACCGGCATGCTGTTCTGGTCGCTGTTCGGGAACAACGACCGTGGCGGGCTCGTCCCGCACGACGACGGATTCACGATCCATGCACCCGGTGTCACCGACGCCGAGCGCGCCCGGGTCTCCGCGATCACCGCCTACGCGGCCGCGATCGGTGCCGTGCAGGCTGCTCCCGCCGTCGGGACACCGCTCATCACGGCGGTCGACCGCGCGGACGGCATCAACACGATCCGATGGCGCGGGGCAGGCGGCGCGGTCTCATACCGGGTCGAGCGCTCGCTCGACGGGACCTCGTGGACCGCGGTGGACACCGGCGCGCTCCGAGCCGACGCCGGGTCCGCGACGGACTTCACCTCGCCGACGGGAGCCGTCTACCGCGTCGTCGCGATCGACGGGGCCGGAGCCGATGCGGCGCTGTCAGACCCGCTCGCGACCGAGACCGACACCCGCGTGCTCGTGGACCCGCTCGAATCCTGGCTGCTCACCGAGGCGCACGACGGCACGACGATCGTTCCACGGGCGGATGGGACGAGTGTGGTCGCAGCCTCCGATGGAGCCAGCGTCACCTGGAAGCAGGACCGGCTCTTGGCGGCGTCCTTCATCGCATCCGGGTCGGTCGTGGTCGAGTCCAGTGCTGACGGTTCTGCCTGGGAGACCGCATTGTCCGAGGTCGGACCCGACGGCGCGGTGGCCGCACGCGATCTGGTGGGGCCGTACCTCAGGGTGACGCTCGCCGCCGGCGCGAGCGTTTCGCGAGCCACCATCTGGTCGGCGGTGGACGCCCCGAGCGGGCCACCGGCGGCGTTCGCATCGATCTCGCCCGCATCCGGCACCGTCGACGTGACCGCGACCCCGACCTTCACCTGGCAGCCGGCGGCAGGAGCGGCGTACTACCGCTTCACGCTTGCGGCGCAGGTCGACCTCGGGAACCCGGTCGTCGTCGTTGACGGCATCGGAAACCCCTCCATCACGCCGACGGTGGCCCTCACTCCAGGACAGCGGTACTGGTGGTCGGTCACCGCGGTCAACGGAGCAGGGGCGACCGCCTCGAGCACGGGAGCGGCGGACTTCCTCATGAAGCCCCTCCCGAGCGAGCCGCTCGTCGTCGAGGACTTCGAGTCCTATGCCGATGACGCCGCGTTGCAGGCCACCTACGTGCGGAATACCGGGGGCGGTGCGGTGACCCCGTCGATCACGACGAACCCGGACACCGGAACGCAGGCGATGACAGCCGCGTACGATCTCGCCGGTCCCGGATACGCCGGTGTCGTCCGCACATTCCAGACGCCGCAGGACTGGTGGGGCTACACCGGGCTCGAGCTCTGGGTGCAGGGGACACCGGGCGACGACGTCACCGTTCAGTTCGTGACGCGAGGGACCTACTGGGAGACGGTCGCGCCCATCGAGGGCGAGGGCTGGCAGCTGGTCGAGATCCCGTTCTCCTCCTTCGCCCCACCGGCGTGGGCCGGCGAGGCGGCGTTCGACCCGACCTCCGTCACCCAGATCGGGCTCTACCTCGGCGGCGAGGGCACCGGCACCCTGCTGGTCGATGACATCGTCACGACGGTCGCGGCGGCGGAGCCGGAACCGGGCACAGGACAACCGGGCACGGGGCAGCCGGGCACGGGGCAACCCGGCGGAGCGGGCGGCACCGACACGACGGTGTCGACGGAAGACCTCGCCCGCACCGGCCTGGAGGCCACGCCCTGGATCGTCGGTGCGCTCGCGCTCCTCGCGATCGGTGGCCTGCTGCTGGCCCGCGGTCGCCGACGGGTGCGCTGA
- a CDS encoding ROK family protein has translation MTLADLTAGRDPSGSVALAVDLGGTKVEAALVTAEGVVVDGSAHRAPTGPDAGRRALEDAVDRVVLASVAHLPDGSALVGVGIGSAGPVDLGRGTVSPKNLPRLHGFDLRTHVARLLPDAPVVVRLDGTCIALAEHWLGATRGTENSMAMIVSTGVGGGIILHGRLIAGRSGNAGHIGQVQIASRMPGESADDATLERIASGPRSVAWARTHGWDGHTGEELAVDAAAGDPVARSAVVRSATAVGQAIASAATLLDLEAVAIGGGFTAVSTDYLDLVRAAVQDAIVLDYAAGVVVTGSALDGAGPILGAAALIHRPEALGLPPHDPMHHPRRRSLAR, from the coding sequence GTGACCCTGGCGGACCTGACCGCTGGGCGGGATCCGTCGGGGTCGGTCGCGCTCGCGGTCGACCTCGGCGGCACCAAGGTGGAGGCCGCGCTCGTCACGGCCGAGGGCGTCGTGGTCGACGGCAGTGCGCACCGGGCGCCGACGGGGCCCGATGCCGGACGCCGTGCGCTGGAGGACGCCGTCGACCGAGTGGTCCTCGCTTCGGTCGCGCACCTGCCGGACGGTTCCGCGCTCGTCGGCGTCGGCATCGGTTCGGCGGGTCCCGTCGACCTCGGCCGAGGCACCGTGAGCCCGAAGAACCTCCCGCGACTGCACGGCTTCGACCTCCGGACACACGTCGCACGGCTGTTGCCGGACGCCCCGGTGGTGGTCCGTCTCGATGGCACCTGCATCGCGCTCGCGGAGCATTGGCTCGGAGCGACCCGCGGCACCGAGAACTCGATGGCGATGATCGTCTCGACCGGTGTCGGCGGCGGGATCATCCTGCACGGACGGCTGATCGCCGGCAGGAGCGGGAACGCCGGCCACATCGGCCAGGTACAGATCGCCTCCCGTATGCCGGGGGAGTCGGCCGACGACGCGACGCTCGAGCGCATCGCGTCCGGCCCCCGGAGCGTCGCTTGGGCGCGAACCCACGGATGGGACGGACACACCGGGGAGGAACTCGCCGTCGACGCGGCGGCGGGGGATCCCGTCGCGCGGTCCGCCGTCGTCCGTTCGGCCACCGCGGTCGGGCAAGCGATCGCGAGTGCCGCGACCCTCCTCGACCTCGAAGCGGTCGCCATCGGCGGCGGGTTCACGGCCGTCAGCACCGACTACCTCGACCTGGTCCGCGCCGCGGTGCAGGACGCCATCGTCCTCGACTACGCGGCCGGCGTGGTCGTCACGGGATCCGCGCTCGACGGTGCGGGGCCGATCCTCGGCGCTGCAGCACTCATCCACCGACCGGAGGCACTCGGCCTCCCACCACACGACCCGATGCACCATCCCAGACGAAGGAGCCTGGCACGATGA
- a CDS encoding glycosyl hydrolase 2 galactose-binding domain-containing protein encodes MSIIDTATVRPLTTRLLHEGWSLRAVGGAIPEAFVGTSVPATVPGLVHTDLLDAGLIPDPFLDRNEHLVTWIGSTDWEYRTTFTWEPDGHERHDLVFEGLDTVATVTVNGSVVATTRNQHRTYRIDVGAVLCEGENDLVVHFASPIAAADLASLEIGYRPHTYSHPFNAIRKAACNFGWDWGLDAASSGLWKPVSLQSWSTARLASVRPVVTVHGSEGRVAVHVDVERAGDGDAALALTATIAEANADVVFPAGADSVVLELAVPDVERWWPRGYGEQPLYDLDVVLGQGEARLGEWSKRIGFRTVAVELEPDAEGTSFRFVVNGEAVWVRGANWIPDDAFVTRVDRARLARRMDQAEFANLNLLRIWGGGYYESDDFYELCDERGIMVWQDFLFACAAYAEEEPLWSEVEAEARDNITRIMPHASLVLWNGNNENIWGFEEWGWEKRVQGRTWGMGYYLDLLPRLVAELDPAGNYTAGSPWSGTPDIPANDPDHGSVHLWELWNRVDYPAYRDVSPRFVAEFGWQGPATWSTIDRAISDSPLTPESPGMIHHQKATDGNDKLTDGLVAHLPLPDDTEDWHWAMSLNQANAVTVAIEHFRSWSPRCMGSIVWQLNDCWPVTSWAAVDGDERAKPLLYALRHVYADRLVTVQPRGESLVVAVLNDGPDAWADDLVIRRLRFDGTELASVRVPVALDRRSSTLVEIPEAVAVAGSASDEVLVATLGAERGFWSFAEARDSTIPAPRFSAEVARQDDGYAVTVAAESFLRDLTLLVDKLDPAAVVDDQLVTLLPGERVTFHVRTEVELDEDELLSTRVVRTANQLVEDWAR; translated from the coding sequence GTGAGCATCATCGACACCGCCACCGTCCGTCCCCTGACCACCCGCCTCCTGCACGAGGGGTGGAGCCTGCGTGCGGTCGGCGGCGCGATCCCCGAGGCCTTCGTCGGGACGAGTGTCCCCGCGACGGTGCCCGGCCTCGTGCATACCGACCTCCTCGACGCCGGGCTCATCCCCGACCCGTTCCTCGACCGCAACGAGCACCTCGTGACCTGGATCGGATCGACGGACTGGGAGTACCGCACCACCTTCACCTGGGAGCCGGACGGCCACGAGCGGCACGACCTCGTCTTCGAGGGACTCGACACCGTCGCGACGGTGACCGTGAACGGCTCGGTCGTCGCGACCACGCGGAACCAGCACCGCACGTACCGCATCGACGTGGGTGCCGTCCTGTGCGAGGGCGAAAACGATCTCGTCGTGCACTTCGCCTCACCGATCGCCGCGGCGGACCTCGCCAGCCTCGAGATCGGCTACCGCCCCCACACCTACTCCCACCCGTTCAACGCCATCCGGAAGGCCGCGTGCAACTTCGGCTGGGACTGGGGACTCGACGCCGCCTCGTCGGGACTCTGGAAGCCGGTGAGTCTGCAGTCGTGGTCGACGGCCCGGCTCGCCTCGGTGCGCCCGGTCGTGACGGTCCACGGCAGCGAGGGCCGGGTGGCCGTGCACGTCGACGTGGAACGCGCCGGCGACGGTGACGCGGCGCTCGCGCTCACGGCGACGATCGCCGAGGCGAACGCCGATGTGGTGTTCCCTGCCGGCGCGGATTCCGTCGTGCTCGAGCTCGCCGTGCCGGACGTCGAACGGTGGTGGCCACGCGGGTACGGTGAGCAGCCGCTGTACGACCTCGACGTCGTGCTCGGGCAGGGTGAGGCTCGCTTGGGCGAGTGGTCGAAGCGGATCGGGTTCCGGACCGTCGCCGTCGAACTCGAACCCGATGCGGAGGGCACCTCGTTCCGCTTCGTCGTGAACGGCGAGGCCGTCTGGGTCCGGGGCGCCAACTGGATCCCCGATGACGCCTTCGTGACTCGTGTCGACCGCGCGCGGCTCGCCCGCCGGATGGACCAGGCCGAGTTCGCGAACCTCAACCTGCTCCGCATCTGGGGCGGCGGTTACTACGAGTCCGACGACTTCTACGAACTCTGCGACGAGCGCGGGATCATGGTGTGGCAGGACTTCCTCTTCGCCTGCGCGGCCTACGCCGAGGAGGAACCGCTGTGGAGCGAGGTCGAGGCAGAGGCGCGCGACAACATCACGCGCATCATGCCGCACGCGAGTCTCGTGCTGTGGAACGGCAACAACGAGAACATCTGGGGCTTCGAAGAGTGGGGCTGGGAGAAGCGGGTCCAGGGCCGCACCTGGGGCATGGGCTACTACCTCGACCTGCTGCCGCGGCTCGTCGCCGAGCTCGACCCGGCCGGCAACTACACCGCGGGCAGCCCCTGGTCGGGCACGCCGGACATCCCGGCCAACGACCCGGACCACGGATCCGTGCACCTGTGGGAGCTGTGGAACCGCGTCGACTACCCCGCCTACCGCGACGTCTCGCCGCGCTTCGTGGCCGAGTTCGGTTGGCAGGGTCCGGCGACCTGGTCGACGATCGACCGGGCCATCTCGGACTCCCCGCTCACGCCGGAGTCGCCCGGCATGATCCATCACCAGAAGGCGACGGACGGGAACGACAAGCTGACCGACGGACTCGTCGCCCACCTGCCGCTGCCGGACGACACCGAGGACTGGCACTGGGCGATGTCGCTCAACCAGGCCAACGCGGTGACCGTCGCGATCGAGCACTTCCGGTCATGGAGCCCACGCTGCATGGGGTCGATCGTCTGGCAGCTGAACGACTGCTGGCCCGTCACGTCCTGGGCGGCCGTCGACGGCGACGAGCGCGCGAAGCCGCTGCTCTACGCCCTGCGGCACGTCTACGCAGACCGGCTCGTGACCGTGCAGCCGCGTGGGGAGTCCCTCGTGGTCGCCGTGCTCAACGACGGCCCGGACGCCTGGGCGGACGACCTCGTCATCCGACGCCTCCGGTTCGACGGGACCGAACTCGCCTCGGTGCGCGTCCCCGTCGCCCTGGACCGACGCTCCTCGACGCTCGTCGAGATCCCCGAAGCGGTCGCGGTCGCGGGCTCGGCGTCTGACGAGGTGCTCGTCGCGACACTCGGGGCTGAGCGCGGCTTCTGGTCCTTCGCCGAGGCACGTGATTCGACGATCCCCGCCCCGCGGTTCAGCGCCGAGGTCGCCCGCCAGGACGACGGCTACGCCGTGACCGTCGCCGCCGAGTCGTTCCTCCGCGACCTCACGCTGCTCGTCGACAAGCTGGACCCGGCCGCCGTCGTCGACGACCAGCTCGTCACCCTCCTGCCGGGAGAGCGCGTGACGTTCCACGTGCGGACCGAGGTGGAACTCGACGAGGACGAGCTCCTGTCGACCCGCGTCGTGCGCACCGCGAACCAGCTGGTCGAGGACTGGGCGCGGTGA
- a CDS encoding carbohydrate ABC transporter permease: protein MVPLATIFMLAFKTDREQRTTGPLTPPSNWFNFDNFVVAFDQGGMVTGFLNTAIILLVSVAGTILIGTMSAYALDRFRFRGRKLVMGLFLLATLVPSVTTQVATFQVVSALELFNTRGAAILLFMGTDIVAIYIFLQFMQSIPVSLDEAAMLDGANRFTIYWRIILPLLKPAVATVVIIKGIAIYNEFYIPFLYMPSQDLGVISTSLFRFMGPFGAQWQIIAAGTILVIIPTLVAFLFLQRYIYNGLTSGATK, encoded by the coding sequence GTGGTCCCACTGGCCACGATCTTCATGCTCGCGTTCAAGACCGACCGCGAGCAGCGGACGACCGGGCCGCTCACCCCGCCGTCGAACTGGTTCAACTTCGACAACTTCGTCGTCGCCTTCGATCAGGGCGGCATGGTCACCGGCTTCCTCAACACCGCGATCATCCTGCTCGTGTCCGTCGCCGGGACGATCCTGATCGGCACCATGTCGGCCTATGCACTCGACCGGTTCCGTTTCCGCGGACGGAAGCTCGTCATGGGCTTGTTCCTCCTGGCGACGCTCGTGCCGTCGGTCACGACCCAGGTGGCCACGTTCCAGGTGGTATCCGCACTCGAGCTGTTCAACACCCGCGGCGCCGCGATCCTGCTCTTCATGGGGACCGACATCGTCGCGATCTACATCTTCCTGCAGTTCATGCAGTCGATCCCCGTCTCCCTCGACGAGGCGGCGATGCTCGACGGCGCGAACCGATTCACGATCTACTGGCGCATCATCCTCCCGCTGCTGAAGCCCGCCGTCGCGACGGTGGTCATCATCAAGGGCATCGCCATCTACAACGAGTTCTACATCCCCTTCCTATACATGCCGTCGCAGGACCTGGGGGTGATCTCCACCTCGCTGTTCCGGTTCATGGGACCGTTCGGCGCCCAGTGGCAGATCATCGCGGCCGGGACGATCCTCGTGATCATCCCGACGCTCGTCGCCTTCCTCTTCCTGCAGCGATACATCTACAACGGCCTGACCTCTGGAGCAACCAAGTGA